CATCACTGCTGCTTTGGCCGCGCTCTTCCCGTCGCTGCCGCGCGATTGGTTCATCGGCTGGTTTGGGGTTCTCTTCGCCCACACTTTTCTGATGACCAGCTTTCACTTCCTGTTTCTGCGCGCCGCCATGCGCCGCGTCGACTATTCGACGATCGAGGCGGCCCGTAGCATGGGAGCCTCGGAAATGACGATTCTGCGGTGCGTCGTCCTGCCGGTCATCCTGCCAACCGTGCTCGCGGTTACGCTGCTCACGCTGATTACGGCGATGGGTTCCTTTGCCGCGCCCCAGGTGCTCGGCGGCCGGGACTTCCACATGCTGAGCCAGATGGTCCTGACGCTGAACAGCTTGCGCCGGCCAGACATGGCGGCGCTGCTGGCGCTGTTGATGGGGCTTGTGCTCATGGGGCTGATCCTGCTGTCGCAGTATTTCGAGGCCAAGGGCGCCTATACGGCCGGCGCTAAGGCGACAACACGCATCCAGTTGCGGGCGATACGCAATCCGCTTGCCCGTATCGTGGTGACCGCGCTGGCCTATTTGCTGGCAGCGATCTACCTGATGCCGGTCGCGCTCATTGTGCTGTTCTCCTTCGCCCCGGCTTCGAGCATCGGCATCGACGTCCTGCCTTCCAGCTTCACGCTGGCAAACTACGCTCGGGTGCTGGGCGGCGGCGCGGCCTTTGTCCCCTTCTTCAATTCGATGTTGATGAGCTCGATCGCGGTTGCCGTCGGCCTCGCCATCACTTTGTTTGCCGTGCCGATCATGGTGCGCAAGCGCAACTGGCTGACGCGAGGCCTGGATATCTGCTTTGTCCTGCCTTGGATCATCCCCACCATGCTGCTTGCCGTAGGGCTGATCGTTGCTTTCGATGCGCCCAATCCGCTCGTCGGCAATCTCGTTCTGCTCGGCAGCTATTGGCTTTTGCCGATCGGCTACGTCATCTTCAGCCTGCCGCTCATGGTCCGCTTCATGCGCTCGGCCTTCATCGGGATCGATCCGGCCTTCGACGAAGCGGCCCGGGCAATGGGCGCCTCGGGGCCGTATCGGCTCCGCCGTGTTGTCCTGCCGCTCGTGGCGCCGACCGCAATCCTGGTCGCCGGCATGAAGTTCAACAATCTGCTGGCGGAATACCCGCTCTCGGCCTTCCTTTACAACGTCAACAACAAGCCTCTGCCGATCGCCATCGTCGATGGCGCAGTTTCGGCCGATCCCGACCAGGCCGCCGTCAGTCTCGTCTACGTGACCCTGATCATGGCCTTCTCGCTGGCCGTCATCCTCATCGCCGAGCGCCTGAGCCTCGGCCGCACCCCGGAATCGAGCAACCTCTGAATGGACACTGAAATGGATACTTGCATCACCGTCTGGCATTGGCCCACCCATGAACGCTGGTACGACGAGGGCATCCGCCACTCCCTCGACCTGATCCGTGAAGCCGGATTTACGCATATCAACTGGAACCCCGATTCCG
The window above is part of the Sinorhizobium fredii NGR234 genome. Proteins encoded here:
- a CDS encoding ABC transporter permease, with translation MSRSTRLDRVFYWLGLIVIAWAVLTFLLVPMLAALQAALFRLGSLAMFDAVSELARSRRVRAALWNTVWMTAATTLTVTIVGMFQVAVLEYFRVPGRGFLKIAFSTPLVFGGVVAAAGYNFTYGPSGAITAALAALFPSLPRDWFIGWFGVLFAHTFLMTSFHFLFLRAAMRRVDYSTIEAARSMGASEMTILRCVVLPVILPTVLAVTLLTLITAMGSFAAPQVLGGRDFHMLSQMVLTLNSLRRPDMAALLALLMGLVLMGLILLSQYFEAKGAYTAGAKATTRIQLRAIRNPLARIVVTALAYLLAAIYLMPVALIVLFSFAPASSIGIDVLPSSFTLANYARVLGGGAAFVPFFNSMLMSSIAVAVGLAITLFAVPIMVRKRNWLTRGLDICFVLPWIIPTMLLAVGLIVAFDAPNPLVGNLVLLGSYWLLPIGYVIFSLPLMVRFMRSAFIGIDPAFDEAARAMGASGPYRLRRVVLPLVAPTAILVAGMKFNNLLAEYPLSAFLYNVNNKPLPIAIVDGAVSADPDQAAVSLVYVTLIMAFSLAVILIAERLSLGRTPESSNL